The following nucleotide sequence is from Psychroserpens sp. Hel_I_66.
GTTAGATGCTATTGATTATGATAATTGGTGTTATCTCAATAGTCTTGAAAATGTTGAGCGTAATCATTGCGAGCACATTTCCGTAGAAGAAGGAGATGCGTCTTTATTGGCAGGAAGACATTATGATATCATTATAGCAAATATCAACCGAAATATTCTATTAAGCGATATGCAAACCTATGCTAAATGCTTAAACACAAATGGAACGCTGTTTCTCAGCGGATTTTATAACGAAGATATTCCGGTCATTGAAGAAGAATGTAACAAATTGGGTTTAGTTAAAGTGGAGACCTTAGAGCGAAATAATTGGGTGGCTTTAAAATTTCAGAAGTAATAATTATTTACATTTTAATACTAACTTCGATGAATTACGTAAAATTTTAACATCAAAAACAAAAATACTACTCAAATTACGGGAAAACCGTAATTTTTTTATTTTGAAAACACTTATCTTTGAAATGATAATTATCACGGTTTAAGGTAAAACAGTTGTAAGAAAAATAACTAGTTCCATTTAAACTTCCCCTACCTACTCGCTTAATATTTATTAACTTAATTTACTCAAAAATGAAAAACTTAAAATTTTTGACCTTAGGTGGTCTATGCCTTTTATTTTCTGTTCAGTCTTGTGAAAAAGACAATGGTGCTGAGGATATTTCTAATTTAGATGATGTATCGATCATTAATGTGAATCATTTGGAAGGGAGAACAATCGTTACAGATACTGAATTATTAAATGCCATCCACACTTTAGATATTGACGTCGGTTTGGTGTCTATTGGAGACTTTCATTTACCAGATGGAACGGTAGAAGAACGAATCTATATAGGTAGTGATATTACCTTTACCTTGGATGAATTAAATACTTTAATTGGTGATGGTTCTGGTTTAAATCGCCAGTATAGAACCTTTAATTTGGTAACTGGAAATAACCAAACCATAGATATTATAGGTTATGTGGCTAATAGTAGCCAATCTCTTTCAAGTAAAGCGCAAACTGCTTTACAACGAGCTGTTAACAATTACAATGCTTTAAATACAACCTTACAATTTAATCTTACGTTTGGATCAAATTATCAAGCTGCAGATATGGTTGTATATGATAACTCGGTTAATACACCAAACAGTCAAGGTGGTGTAGCTGGTTTTCCTTCAAGTTCTGGCTTACCCAATAAGTTTGTTCAAATTTATAATATTGAGCAGTTTTCTACAGGTGTCAATGAGCATGTGATTACTCACGAGATTGGACATTCTGTTGGTTTTCGTCATTCCGACTGGTTTGACCGTTTAAGTTGTCCTGCTTCTAGCCAAGGTAATGAAGGTGCAGGATCAAATGGTGCAGTTCAAATACCGGGAACGCCTTCTGGTAGGGATTTAACCTCTGTAATGCAAGCTTGTTTCACTACAAGTGAAGATGGCAATTTTAATAATAATGATGTTATAGCTTTAGAATTTATGTATCTACAGAGTAGTTCTGGGCCATGTGATGGCGTATCAGAGTGGCAAAGTGGAGTAAGCTATAATATTGGTGCTCGTGTGACTTATTTTGGAAACCTTTACGAACGTGTAAGTGGAGGTTGGAGCTTAATAGGACCTTGTAATTAAATATTATTTGTATAACAATAATCTAAAAAGACTTCTGTTCT
It contains:
- a CDS encoding M57 family metalloprotease, with protein sequence MKNLKFLTLGGLCLLFSVQSCEKDNGAEDISNLDDVSIINVNHLEGRTIVTDTELLNAIHTLDIDVGLVSIGDFHLPDGTVEERIYIGSDITFTLDELNTLIGDGSGLNRQYRTFNLVTGNNQTIDIIGYVANSSQSLSSKAQTALQRAVNNYNALNTTLQFNLTFGSNYQAADMVVYDNSVNTPNSQGGVAGFPSSSGLPNKFVQIYNIEQFSTGVNEHVITHEIGHSVGFRHSDWFDRLSCPASSQGNEGAGSNGAVQIPGTPSGRDLTSVMQACFTTSEDGNFNNNDVIALEFMYLQSSSGPCDGVSEWQSGVSYNIGARVTYFGNLYERVSGGWSLIGPCN